A window from Drosophila willistoni isolate 14030-0811.24 chromosome XR unlocalized genomic scaffold, UCI_dwil_1.1 Seg143, whole genome shotgun sequence encodes these proteins:
- the LOC6645589 gene encoding protein suppressor of underreplication — protein MYHFVSEQTPELRLATNVLVSSQTTQYLKSFQLEAVQFIYERLSKHQFCIYNDESGLGKSAAVVALLSALEPAKKKTLIVMQNDDRLLSGWQFHFDILTDLPVYVIQDVKDSTESPHSVYLAKWSVLRNIGDLSRFNFDLVIVDNRGHTLNNNFCTSMLFKHYEKKVNLVISSVDITSETKLLYNILRLGGCLENQYRTYRSFERKFHLPDAKEVFQKKVDLEEYYKQRGFLGEYIRDYRLRRYRHQFDQYLPLVSVEHYNNNLKLWLTANNSESTLSGSTLPTISSSDARSTAGTDEIMECIINLKRVREGAQEPEKLSEHSDEVLAMSPLVFEMSEPEEEDRQPPIPAPPTSQAVFTVSSDDCEMVTPQKRNKRVPSTPTTKRKAKKRLVPLKPLPVEISESEVEMETVKHPSPVLATRNVNIRLRRTTIATPQSNAIRNTVSPKSEPKVVKQEAETPSRPMTRGMQRLTRSASARMVSKYMNRNRTTETPKRKAGRRPKRKSLAKEIPMAADNPTQPPPPITPTATPQLLSSSSISSEYLQCAQKVPENLDVLELPGFRVPFTPSPATPNSLLLPSAFNLFSDSELVVPIVSQKQREIVVVSSSHDDSSHSQPTQSRRTRALKRKRNEDHHPQATPVSVSSSNFGSLISQQQQRQQNKSPDIFSNYSELSQMTLTQPQPFEGFKIFGSEVKQVQQQNAKTKPIGKKRRERSCLDILEQMFEPHRRPEKPANTQVMPTLPRRNLLEDEGDMDIFEITNNREFGSRLRLNSGGNVSPVQQQQQQQHHQQTQQASLRSPQQPNKITNYLISSGPTPEERTSTQMANVRKSPKSIRATQQQQQTTKLTRWFGATATGTANSSATNTQMSSGESSSAPTTPKGPSTSANAAAAMRAGRTSRSPTKRKRLDLYK, from the exons ATGTATCACTTTGTCTCGGAGCAGACACCAGAATTGCGACTTGCCACCAATGTTCTTGTCAGCAGTCAGACAACGCAATATCTGAAGAGTTTCCAACTGGAGGCAGTGCAATTTATTTACGAACGGCTGTCCAAACACCAATTCTGTATATACAACGATGAGAGCGGTTTGGGTAAAAGTGCAGCTGTGGTGGCACTACTAAGTGCCCTGGAGCcggccaaaaagaaaacattgaTTGTAATGCAAAACGATGACCGATTGCTATCTGGTTGgcaatttcattttgatatCTTGACGGATTTACCTGTCTACGTAATACAGGATGTCAAAG ACTCCACAGAATCACCGCACAGTGTTTATTTAGCCAAATGGAGTGTATTGAGAAACATTGGGGATCTAAGTAGATTTAATTTTGATCTAGTCATTGTGGATAATCGTGGGCATACGctaaacaataatttttgtaCTTCTATGCTATTCAAGCACTACGAGAAGAAGGTCAATCTTGTGATCTCAAGTGTAGATATTACC TCGGAGACAAAACTTTTGTATAACATACTTCGTCTGGGCGGATGCCTCGAAAACCAATATAGAACATATCGTAGTTTTGAGCGCAAATTCCATTTGCCCGATGCCAAAGAGGTCTTTCAAAAGAAAGTCGATCTCGAGGAATACTACAAGCAGCGAGGTTTTCTAGGCGAGTACATCAG AGATTATCGACTGCGTCGTTATCGACATCAATTTGATCAATATTTACCCTTGGTCAGCGTAGAGCATTACAATAATAATCTTAAACTGTGGCTGACAGCCAACAATAGCGAGAGTACACTGAGTGGCTCTACTCTGCCCACGATATCTTCGTCAGATGCGCGTTCCACAGCTGGAACTGATGAGATTATGGAATGTATAATTAATTTGAAGCGTGTTCGGGAAGGTGCTCAAGAGCCAGAGAAATTATCAGAACATAGTGATGAAGTGTTGGCCATGTCGCCGTTGGTTTTCGAAATGTCTGAGCCCGAAGAGGAAGACAGACAGCCTCCGATACCGGCGCCGCCGACGTCACAAGCTGTGTTCACTGTGTCAAGTGATGACTGTGAGATGGTGACACCACAAAAGAGAAATAAGCGAGTGCCTTCAACACCAACGACAAAACGGAAGGCCAAAAAGCGTTTAGTACCGTTGAAACCGTTGCCAGTGGAGATCAGTGAATCTGAGGTGGAAATGGAGACAGTAAAGCACCCTTCGCCCGTACTAGCGACCAGAAATGTAAACATCCGTCTAAGGCGCACAACAATAGCTACACCCCAATCTAATGCTATAAGGAATACGGTTAGTCCCAAGAGTGAGCCCAAGGTAGTAAAACAGGAAGCGGAGACTCCCAGTCGTCCAATGACTCGGGGCATGCAACGATTGACTCGTTCGGCCTCCGCTCGAATGGTTAGCAAATATATGAATAGAAATAGAACCACTGAGACACCCAAACGTAAGGCAGGACGTCGGCCGAAACGAAAGTCTCTGGCCAAGGAAATTCCTATGGCAGCCGATAATCCAAcacaaccaccaccaccaataACCCCAACAGCAACACCACAATTGCTTAGCTCTAGTTCAATATCATCAGAATACTTGCAGTGTGCCCAAAAGGTGCCAGAGAATCTAGACGTTTTGGAATTGCCTGGCTTTCGAGTGCCTTTTACACCCTCACCTGCCACGCCAAATAGTCTTTTGTTGCCATCAGCGTTTAATCTCTTCAGTGACTCAGAGCTGGTCGTCCCCATAGTCAGTCAGAAGCAAAGAGAGATTGTTGTCGTATCCAGCTCACACGATGATAGCTCACATTCGCAGCCCACACAAAGTCGCCGGACACGAGCTTTGAAGCGAAAACGAAACGAGGATCATCATCCGCAGGCAACGCCAGTGAGTGTCTCTTCCTCTAACTTTGGGTCACTTATctcgcaacaacaacaaagacaacaaaataaatcgCCAGATATATTTAGTAACTATTCAGAATTATCCCAAATGACCCTAACTCAGCCTCAACCGTTCGAGGGCTTTAAGATTTTTGGCTCGGAGGTGAAGCAagtgcaacaacaaaatgccaaAACCAAGCCAATTGGCAAAAAGAGACGTGAACGCTCTTGCCTGGACATTTTGGAGCAAATGTTTGAGCCACATCGACGTCCAGAAAAGCCAGCCAATACTCAGGTTATGCCAACATTGCCACGCAGAAATCTCCTAGAGGATGAAGGTGATATGGACATTTTTGAGATTACCAATAATCGTGAATTTGGTAGTCGACTGCGCCTCAATTCGGGGGGAAATGTTTCACCtgtgcaacagcaacaacagcagcagcaccaccagcagACACAGCAAGCTTCATTGCGTTCCCCACAGCAGCCAAACAAGATTACTAACTATTTAATTAGCTCCGGACCCACACCAGAGGAACGTACCTCAACGCAAATGGCCAATGTACGTAAATCACCAAAATCTATAAGGGCCacccaacagcagcaacaaaccACAAAACTCACACGCTGGTTTGGTGCAACTGCCACTGGCACCGCCAACTCCTCCGCCACCAACACTCAGATGAGCTCGGGTGAATCGTCAAGTGCTCCCACCACTCCCAAAGGGCCATCGACTAGTGCCAATGCCGCGGCAGCAATGCGAGCTGGACGTACTTCACGTAGTCCAACTAAACGCAAAAGATTGGATCTCTACAAATGA
- the LOC6645588 gene encoding uncharacterized protein LOC6645588 codes for MHGAPRFNIRRISVFFTLGLLFYVLVISGSYYEYQIGGTISNARPEKVWEYVADFNKMRLLNPTIINFKILADHGHAHDWRYTVEYTERLSHWPHWINTATAKYMVTKTKPGVTPIEYAIQSTHETCFFKGLYCLHTLSEFRFSGVKKDTYAHERIKYQCPPLLSSMCRRELEYQRQAVIHNLTHIFNKQST; via the exons ATGCATGGCGCTCCGCGGTTTAATATCAGACGAATCTCAGTTTTCTTTACATTGGGCCTATTGTTCTATGTGTTGGTGATCTCCGGCAGCTATTATGAGTATCAAATAGGCGGCACTATCAGTAATGCAAGACCGGAAAAGGTTTGGGAATATGTGgccgattttaataaaatgcgTCTACTAAATCCCACCAT cataaatttcaaaatattagCAGATCATGGCCACGCCCATGATTGGAGATATACAGTGGAATATACCGAACGCCTATCACATTGGCCACATTGGATAAATACAGCCACAGCCAAATATATGGTTACAAAAACTAAACCTGGGGTTACACCCATTGAATATGCCATACAATCGACCCATGAGACTTGCTTCTTTAAAGGATTATACTGTC TACACACTCTCAGTGAGTTTCGCTTTAGTGGAGTCAAAAAGGATACCTATGCCCATGAGAGAATCAAGTATCAATGCCCTCCACTTTTGAGTAGCATGTGCCGAAGAGAGCTTGAATACCAGAGGCAGGCTGTTATTCATAATTTAACTCATATTTTTAACAAACAATCTACTTAA
- the LOC6645415 gene encoding uncharacterized protein LOC6645415: MSATKKAKKAVKRKATKEEIPTQEPPAPTKMRIVVTPWRDTSEFTKVYNWLFDKTTSNEESHSLALRQIRIWQYRRASLCPAAVLATSVLIEAQMEDKKGNSQIQNVYASAFTRFYNFMSSIIKGHSAASMYETAEELGLDSFIVDLRHLCAHGQILPPVDVLRKATVFCIEWLRGYYWLPHKESMTNLIAEKLPSKDLQKFTQTIENLLELYDLALECYILKAHKLKAISKLKTSVEFNKLRVYSSKKKAKSTMEMITALVNDMGIMLKKESTSKTNFFQIYLLKLLDRKVFLTAGVTFKENEELVIEATQSIFKMLAIQGHIDDLLVALITLAENKDQPEEKRTGASYWAIKLIDTLRMLNGMKKMYQEELNLNDKFKDTGFSSLNNTIVTKTMKTLLIHSGRDLSVTLIFGDSAKKPRTWSFEREFVLQRVGLVSDYSVEILKGLLHIVEPPFSAEQLRDLTSLCNIRFRLLSEKETKQMKEAETQSNYSLEDLENLVSDYEGNVPPSTGKTYGLFTLDTNPNWSKCALGVLPY, encoded by the exons atgtCTGCTACTAAGAAAGCAAAGAAGGCTGTAAAAAGGAAGGCCACCAAAGAAGAAATCCCTACACAAGAGCCTCCTGCACCTACCAAAATGAGAATAGTTGTTACTCCTTGGCGAGACAC ATCAGAATTTACAAAAGTCTATAACTGGCTATTCGACAAGACCACCTCCAATGAGGAAAGTCATTCCCTGGCTCTTCGACAAATACGCATTTGGCAATATCGACGTGCCAGTCTCTGTCCAGCAGCTGTTCTAGCCACTTCTGTTCTCATCGAAGCTCAGATGGAGGATAAAAAGGGCAATAGCCAAATCCAAAATGTATATGCCAGCGCTTTTACACGCTTTTACAACTTCATGTCTTCCATTATCAAAGGGCATAGCGCGGCCAGTATGTATGAAACAGCGGAGGAATTGGGCTTGGATTCATTTATTGTAGACCTGAGACATTTATGTGCCCATGGCCAAATTCTTCCCCCAGTCGATGTGCTTCGGAAAGCTACAGTCTTTTGCATTGAATGGCTACGTGGATACTATTGGCTGCCTCACAAAGAAAGCATGACAAATTTAATTGCTGAAAAATTACCCAGCAAGGATTTACAAAAGTTTACtcaaacaattgaaaatcttCTTGAATTATATGATCTTGCTCTCGAGTGTTATATTCTCAAAGCTCATAAACTGAAAGCCATCAGTAAATTGAAGACAAGTGTAGAATTCAATAAGTTAAGAGTCTATAGTTCCAAAAAGAAGGCGAAGTCAACTATGGAAATGATCACCGCTTTGGTCAATGACATGGGTATAATGCTGAAAAAGGAATCGAcctcaaaaacaaatttctttcaaatatatttgcTCAAATTGTTGGACAGGAAAGTTTTCCTAACGGCCGGCGTCACATTCAAGGAGAATGAGGAACTTGTTATAGAAGCCACACAgtcaatatttaaaatgctGGCTATTCAGGGGCATATCGATGATTTACTTGTGGCCCTTATTACCTTGGCTGAGAATAAAGACCAGCCCGAGGAGAAACGTACTGGTGCCAGCTATTGGGCAATAAAACTAATTGATACTCTGAGAATGCTTAATGGCATGAAGAAAATGTATCAAGAGGAACTGAATCTG AATGATAAATTCAAGGACACAGGCTTTTCATCTCTTAACAATACAATAGTTACAAAAACTATGAAAACTCTATTAATACATTCTGGAAGGGATCTTTCGGTGACTTTGATCTTCGGCGATAGTGCAAAGAAACCACGAACTTGGTCATTCGAACGTGAATTTGTATTGCAACGTGTGGGTCTAGTGAGTGATTACTCTGTGGAGATTCTTAAAGG TTTACTGCATATAGTCGAGCCGCCTTTTAGTGCTGAACAGTTAAGAGACTTAACTAGTCTTTGTAATATACGTTTTCGTTTGCTGTCCGAGAAGGAGACCAAACAGATGAAAGAGGCTGAAACGCAATCAAATTATAGTCTCGAAGACTTGGAGAATCTTGTGTCGGACTATGAAGGCAATGTCCCTCCCTCAACGGGCAAAACATATGGTCTGTTTACCCTAGATACTA ATCCAAATTGGTCGAAATGTGCTTTGGGTGTTTTACcctattaa
- the LOC6645416 gene encoding immediate early response 3-interacting protein 1 has product MFTLWTLIEASLLCLNAVCILHEERFLAKFGWGRHAGQQSFGAPTAKDQVLNLIRSIRTVAKIPLIFLNIIAILFKLLLG; this is encoded by the exons atgtttaccCTGTGGACCCTAATTGAAGCATCGTTGCTGTGCTTAAATGCAGTCTGCATACTGCATGAGGAGCGTTTCTTGGCCAAGT tCGGTTGGGGCCGGCATGCAGGTCAACAGAGCTTTGGAGCTCCTACAGCCAAGGATCAAGTACTAAATCTCATCCGATCTATACGCACAGTGGCGAAGA ttCCATTGATCTTCCTTAATATAATtgccattttatttaaactattACTTGGTTag
- the LOC6645418 gene encoding 2-aminoadipate transaminase, whose amino-acid sequence MSQTQKELKLKHLFDGGAWNVYDPNVLNLGVGAPGTDLLEPCCDIFHQATAHCLEREKSTNQSLIFQYGPKSGNYEVRREIANYFSSQYDMPMKSEDLIITTGATQGLHFLISTLIDFKGYIFVDEFTYMIALDSMKEFTSLTLVPIKLNDDGVDLHDLEEQVAKSVFKSNEKEFWGIYYTIPTYHNPTGILFSPAVCRGIVDLARKYDFLVVCDDVYNILHYGEKPQHARLLSYDVCSDANYKGNVISNGSFSKIIGPGVRLGWLEVPARLKPHLLQNGLIQSGGCFNNYTAGIVGSLFELNLAQEHIKRLYEAYKERMLATIELLKSELPADCKMLKPSGGYFIWIRLPEPLDASEFLQYCLEHEKIAFIAGARFALANDMGKQYFRLSIAFHGKQKLQDGVRRLCRALNDYRKTIKA is encoded by the exons ATGTCGCAAACCCAAAAGGAACTCAAATTGAAGCATCTTTTCGATGGCGGCGCTTGGAATGTATACGATCCGAATGTCTTAAATCTGGGCGTAGGAGCTCCAGGCACTGATCTTCTCGAGCCATGCTGTGACATATTCCATCAGGCCACGGCACATTGTCTG gAGCGCGAAAAGTCAACAAATCAATCGCTGATCTTTCAGTATGGACCCAAAAGTGGCAACTATGAAGTACGCCGTGAGATAGCCAATTATTTTAGTTCACAGTACGATATGCCCATGAAGAG TGAGGATTTGATTATCACAACGGGAGCCACGCAAGGTCTACATTTTCTGATATCCACACTAATTGATTTTAAGGGTTATATATTTGTGGATGAATTTACGTATATGATTGCTTTAGATAGCATGAAGGAATTCACTAGCTTGACTCTGGTgccaattaaattaaatgatgATGGTGTCGATCTGCATGATCTCGAAGAGCAGGTGGCAAAATCGGTATTTAAATCCAATGAGAAAGAATTCTGGGGCATCTATTATACCATACCCACCTATCATAATCCTACGGGTATTCTCTTTTCGCCAG CTGTTTGCCGTGGCATTGTCGACTTGGCACGCAAGTATGACTTTTTGGTGGTATGTGACGATGTCTACAATATATTACACTATGGCGAGAAACCTCAACATGCCCGTTTGCTATCCTACGATGTTTGTTCCGATGCAAATTACAAGGGTAATGTCATCTCCAATGGCAGTTTCTCAAAGATCATTGGGCCGGGCGTACGTTTGGGCTGGCTAGAGGTTCCGGCACGTCTAAAACCCCATCTGCTGCAAAATGGCTTGATACAAAGTGGTGGTTGCTTCAATAACTACACAGCCGGCATAGTTGGTAGCttatttgaattgaatttggCTCAAGAGCATATTAAACGTCTCTATGAAGCCTACAAAGAGCGCATGTTGGCCACCATTGAGTTACTGAAATCGGAACTACCCGCCGATTGTAAAATGCTGAAGCCCAGCGGTGGATATTTCATTTGGATACGTTTACCCGAACCATTGGATGCGAGTGAATTTCTTCAGTATTGTTTAGAGCAtgagaaaattgcatttattgCTGGTGCTAGATTTGCTTTGGCAAATGATATGGGTAAGCAATACTTTCGACTCTCCATTGCCTTTCATGGCAAGCAAAAGCTACAGGATGGGGTCAGACGTCTTTGTCGTGCTTTAAACGACTATAGAAAAACTATAAAAGCTTAG
- the LOC6645417 gene encoding biogenesis of lysosome-related organelles complex 1 subunit 2, producing the protein MDTEKPTTNTAAAGAASQDPLLDSPLRGPTLSTSTSSFEALAHAHDPNLSRLATKMFRKTEDYITHELNAPLEDYKLLEEMNKATIEKYKDMRQIAENLNGSTNELSLKFQQLAPLMQQIDEISDTVDKLEAAAYKLDAYSIALENRVKCVLQRKSTPAAAAQT; encoded by the coding sequence atggatACGGAAAAGCCAACAACTAACACTGCGGCCGCCGGAGCCGCCAGTCAAGATCCTTTACTGGACTCACCACTGCGAGGACCCACCCTTTCGACTAGCACATCCAGTTTCGAGGCCCTGGCCCATGCCCACGATCCCAATCTCTCGCGACTGGCCACAAAGATGTTTCGCAAAACCGAGGACTATATCACGCATGAGTTGAATGCACCTCTCGAGGATTACAAACTGCTTGAGGAGATGAATAAGGCGACTATCGAAAAGTACAAGGATATGCGTCAAATTGCCGAGAATTTGAATGGCTCAACCAACGAGCTGAGTCTAAAGTTTCAGCAGTTGGCTCCCCTAATGCAGCAAATTGATGAGATCTCCGACACGGTGGACAAGCTGGAGGCAGCTGCCTATAAATTAGACGCCTATAGCATAGCCCTAGAGAATCGGGTCAAATGTGTGCTTCAACGTAAATCGACCCCGGCAGCGGCGGCACAGACATAA
- the LOC6645587 gene encoding molybdenum cofactor biosynthesis protein 1 isoform X1 encodes MRLLVRHANLLLFQHQCGAGPVSSIRQMAATAATTGYLKLATSAQTTPATATSTMRAVDRKVSPLTDSFGRHHTYLRISLTERCNLRCDYCMPAEGVPLQPKSHLLSNEELIRLARIFVEQGVRKIRLTGGEPTIRRDIVDIVAEMKALPQLEHIGITTNGLVLTRLLPSLQRAGLDSLNISLDSLRKERFERITRRKGWERVIAGIDLAIQLGYRPKVNCVLMRNFNEDEICDFVEFTRDRPVDVRFIEYMPFSGNKWQTERLISYKETLEVIRKRFSDFEALPNGPNDTSKAYAVPGFQGQVGFITSMTEHFCGTCNRLRLTADGNIKVCLFGNKEFSLRDAMRNKDISEEDLVDLIGAAVQRKKRQHAGPVPVPVDLIHHSSIHHLVQQNHYQNHHYHHQIRRNCSQLSHVNAQGKAQMVDVAEKPISTRIAQAEAYVVVGEQLTQLIAANQLAKGDVLTIAQLAGIMGAKLTSQLIPLCHNIAISSVKVEAKLLEREQCVHLKSTVRCRGQTGVEMEALTAVSVAALTVYDMCKAVSHDICISQVRLLSKSGGKRDYHRNDRHHSK; translated from the exons atgcgGCTTCTTGTCAGACACGCGAATCTGTTGTTATTCCAACATCAATGCGGCGCAGGTCCAGTTTCTTCTATACGGCAAATGGCAGCGACTGCGGCTACAACCGGTTACCTCAAATTGGCAACAAGTGCTcaaacaacaccagcaacagcaaccagCACAATGAGAGCAGTTGATAGAAAG GTCTCGCCCCTAACGGATAGTTTTGGACGACATCATACCTATCTGAGAATTTCCCTAACAGAACGCTGTAATTTACGTT GTGACTATTGTATGCCCGCCGAAGGAGTGCCATTGCAACCTAAATCTCATCTGTTAAGCAATGAAGAGCTTATACGATTGGCCCGTATCTTTGTGGAGCAGGGCGTACGTAAGATACGCCTTACGGGCGGCGAACCGACTATACGTCGTGACATTGTCGATATAGTGGCCGAAATGAAGGCATTGCCACAATTGGAGCATATTGGTATAACCACAAATGGTTTAGTTTTGACCCGCCTTTTGCCCTCCTTGCAACGTGCTGGCCTGGATTCGCTTAATATTAGCCTGGATTCGTTGCGTAAGGAGCGCTTTGAGCGTATCACACGACGCAAGGGCTGGGAACGTGTTATAGCTGGCATAGATTTGGCCATTCAATTGGGCTATAGACCCAAAGTGAATTGTGTACTCATGCGAAATTTCAATGAAGATGAAATCTGTGATTTTGTTGAATTCACCAGAGATCGTCCAGTGGATGTGAGATTCATTGAGTATATGCCATTTAGTGGCAATAAATGGCAAACGGAAAGATTGATATCGTATAAGGAAACACTGGAAGTGATAAGAAAGCGTTTTAGCGACTTTGAAGCACTACCAAATGGTCCCAATGACACGTCAAAGGCATATGCTGTGCCAGGATTTCAGGGTCAAGTGGGATTCATTACCTCCATGACAGAGCATTTTTGTGGCACATGCAATCGGCTGAGATTGACAGCAGATGGCAATATAAAAGTATGTCTATTTGGCAATAAAGAGTTCTCTCTGCGTGATGCCATGCGAAATAAAGATATCTCTGAAGAGGATCTGGTTGATCTGATTGGAGCAGCAGTTCAACGCAAGAAACGCCAGCATGCGG GTCCCGTTCCAGTTCCAGTTGACTTGATTCATCATTCTTCAATCCATCATCTTGTTCAACAAAATCATTATCaaaatcatcattatcatcatcaaataCGCCGCAATTGCAGCCAACTCAGCCATGTGAATGCTCAGGGCAAAGCCCAGATGGTGGATGTGGCAGAAAAGCCAATCTCTACACGTATAGCCCAGGCGGAGGCCTATGTTGTGGTTGGTGAGCAGTTAACCCAGCTAATAGCGGCCAATCAGTTGGCAAAAGGAGATGTTCTAACTATAGCCCAATTGGCAGGCATTATGGGAGCCAAGTTGACATCACAATTAATACCTCTTTGCCATAATATCGCAATATCATCGGTTAAAGTCGAGGCCAAGTTGCTGGAGCGAGAGCAATGCGTGCACCTGAAATCGACTGTTCGCTGCCGCGGGCAGACTGGTGTGGAAATGGAAGCTCTGACCGCGGTTTCCGTGGCTGCTCTCACTGTCTATGACATGTGCAAGGCCGTTAGCCATGATATTTGCATAAGCCAAGTGCGTTTGCTAAGCAAATCTGGTGGCAAGCGGGACTATCACCGTAATGATAGGCATCATTCCAAATAA
- the LOC6645587 gene encoding molybdenum cofactor biosynthesis protein 1 isoform X2, producing the protein MRLLVRHANLLLFQHQCGAGPVSSIRQMAATAATTGYLKLATSAQTTPATATSTMRAVDRKVSPLTDSFGRHHTYLRISLTERCNLRCDYCMPAEGVPLQPKSHLLSNEELIRLARIFVEQGVRKIRLTGGEPTIRRDIVDIVAEMKALPQLEHIGITTNGLVLTRLLPSLQRAGLDSLNISLDSLRKERFERITRRKGWERVIAGIDLAIQLGYRPKVNCVLMRNFNEDEICDFVEFTRDRPVDVRFIEYMPFSGNKWQTERLISYKETLEVIRKRFSDFEALPNGPNDTSKAYAVPGFQGQVGFITSMTEHFCGTCNRLRLTADGNIKVCLFGNKEFSLRDAMRNKDISEEDLVDLIGAAVQRKKRQHAGMLNLSQMENRPMILIGG; encoded by the exons atgcgGCTTCTTGTCAGACACGCGAATCTGTTGTTATTCCAACATCAATGCGGCGCAGGTCCAGTTTCTTCTATACGGCAAATGGCAGCGACTGCGGCTACAACCGGTTACCTCAAATTGGCAACAAGTGCTcaaacaacaccagcaacagcaaccagCACAATGAGAGCAGTTGATAGAAAG GTCTCGCCCCTAACGGATAGTTTTGGACGACATCATACCTATCTGAGAATTTCCCTAACAGAACGCTGTAATTTACGTT GTGACTATTGTATGCCCGCCGAAGGAGTGCCATTGCAACCTAAATCTCATCTGTTAAGCAATGAAGAGCTTATACGATTGGCCCGTATCTTTGTGGAGCAGGGCGTACGTAAGATACGCCTTACGGGCGGCGAACCGACTATACGTCGTGACATTGTCGATATAGTGGCCGAAATGAAGGCATTGCCACAATTGGAGCATATTGGTATAACCACAAATGGTTTAGTTTTGACCCGCCTTTTGCCCTCCTTGCAACGTGCTGGCCTGGATTCGCTTAATATTAGCCTGGATTCGTTGCGTAAGGAGCGCTTTGAGCGTATCACACGACGCAAGGGCTGGGAACGTGTTATAGCTGGCATAGATTTGGCCATTCAATTGGGCTATAGACCCAAAGTGAATTGTGTACTCATGCGAAATTTCAATGAAGATGAAATCTGTGATTTTGTTGAATTCACCAGAGATCGTCCAGTGGATGTGAGATTCATTGAGTATATGCCATTTAGTGGCAATAAATGGCAAACGGAAAGATTGATATCGTATAAGGAAACACTGGAAGTGATAAGAAAGCGTTTTAGCGACTTTGAAGCACTACCAAATGGTCCCAATGACACGTCAAAGGCATATGCTGTGCCAGGATTTCAGGGTCAAGTGGGATTCATTACCTCCATGACAGAGCATTTTTGTGGCACATGCAATCGGCTGAGATTGACAGCAGATGGCAATATAAAAGTATGTCTATTTGGCAATAAAGAGTTCTCTCTGCGTGATGCCATGCGAAATAAAGATATCTCTGAAGAGGATCTGGTTGATCTGATTGGAGCAGCAGTTCAACGCAAGAAACGCCAGCATGCGG GCATGTTGAATCTATCGCAAATGGAGAATCGCCCAATGATACTCATCGGCGGTTAA
- the LOC6645585 gene encoding probable prefoldin subunit 2 — protein MNTEAAKAAASQEKIVAQFQQLRSEQRNLANSLNTLEMDLREHKTVIETLQSADPERKCFRLIGGVLCERTVKDVLPQLVENKDFIAKTITIVTDDLSKKGIELNKFKEEHNIKIRGEHLGADGAPGSKSSDSEGASKSENRNVLVSN, from the exons ATGAACACCGAAGCAGCCAAGGCGGCCGCCAGCCAAGAAAAGATTGTCGCACAATTCCAACAGCTGCGAAGCGAGCAAAGAAATTTGGCCAATAGCCTTAACACGCTCGAAATGGATTTGCGAGAGCACAA AACTGTGATAGAAACCCTCCAATCAGCCGATCCGGAGCGCAAATGTTTCCGTCTTATTGGCGGTGTGCTATGCGAACGCACAGTTAAGGATGTATTGCCACAGCTGGTCGAGAACAAGGATTTCATTGCCAAGACCATCACCATAGTCACCGATGATCTGAGCAAAAAGGGAATCGAGCTAAATAAATTCAAAGAGGAGCATAATATTAAGATCCGCGGCGAACATCTGGGTGCCGATGGCGCACCGGGCAGCAAATCATCAGATTCGGAAGGGGCATCCAAATCGGAGAATCGCAATGTTCTGGTCTCAAACTAA